TTATGACAGCGCAGCGGCGTTCACGACGATGTTCAAGCGGCGTGTCGGTGTCTCACCCAGCAGATACAAGCCGAGCGTTTGAGGCGCTTCGCTTTGGCCTGAACCGAGGTCCGTTCCCAGGAGATCAATTGCACGCATCGAATGGCGATAATGGGTTGTTTCCTCCCGATGGCTACAGCGATATCGGAAGTGATCACGTGACCGCCAGCGATTTACGGTCTCAGACTTCATGAATACTAGAAGGAAGTCTGGCGTGGGCACCGAGCATTCCCGTTTAGGCCTCCTGTCTGGCTTCAATTCGGGCGAGGCTGACCGTAAAACCGCAGCGCACGCCTGTATCGAGGTTGAATTCCTGATACCGCTGGAACAGACCGCCCAGATACCGGTCGATTTCGGCCTGCGTATAATCAAGAGAGTGCACGCTGTTGTAGCCGTGCTGGATGGCACGATCCATCGCGACCTCTCCATCAGAGACGTTGAAAAATACACTCATAACGCCTTCTCCGTGGGTCGCGATGAAGCCCGTTACCGCGCTGCTGTCCTCTCTGCCGGGGAGCGGTGCGCACAACTCGATCCCGGCATCCCATGCGATAGACACGGCTATGCCGAACGGTTCTCCGGTCCAATGCGCGTCCACGAAAGTAGCGCCGAGCAGGTCGTGATATTTCTTCTTGGCACTTTCCAGATCGTGGACGGCGATCATGATACGATTTACTCCATTGACGGTCATAAACACCCCCTATGTTGAACCTCGAATACGGATATGTAACGTTCGTTCGCAAGCATATTAGGACAGGGTATGCATGCGGGCGGATTGTTCCGGCGGGGCACCTTGAGTCCCGTTACAGGGTGCGCGCCAGCTCCGCGGCGCTTCTCATGGCCCCTTCGATATAGCCAACGCCCAAGGCATCACCGACGATGTGCGGGGCAAAGCCTGCGGCCTGAAGCGTTTCGGCAAAGCGGAGGTCCGCGCCGGCACCGCGCGCCAGCACGACATTGTCTGCAGGAAAGCGGATACGCTGCCCGTCAGACCGAGTTGCGTGAACGGCGGTCTTATCAATCGCAAAGTCGCTCGCCCCTGGTTCGAAGTGCACGCCGGCCTGCCGCAGATCGTCGAGCACGCGCCAGCGGCGGACGATCTGGAGGCCGCGCCCGAATTTTGGGGTGTCATCCAGGATGGTGACCTGGCGCCCTCGATGAACAAGAAATTCCGCCAATTCCAGCCCGACAAGATCCCCGCCGATGATGACGATATGTTGGCCAAGCGGCATCCAGGCTCGGGTCGCCTCGCGGACCAGCGAAGGGCGGCTCGTCGCACCGGTCAATGCTCCCGCCCTGGCGAGTGCGCGGCTCGTCCAGCCCAGCTTCGTGCGCCCGGGCAACGCCTTGTCGCCGAGCATCAGACGCCGCATATCGTCGCCGTTGAGGACATGGTCATGATCATCGCCGGACACGGTGAAGAGATCCCGCCGTGCGCCCGTCGCGACCACAACCGCATCGGCGGCGATGGATCGCAGCAACTCAGGTGTCGCGTCTTCGCCCAGCCGAACTTCGACATTCGACTGCCCGATCTGGCGGATCAGCCAATCCAGCAGACGCTCATTGGAGTCATATGCGATCGAGGCGAAGCGCAGCGTTCCGCCGAGCATCCGGCTGCGTTCGAGAAGCGTGACGCGGTGGCCGCGCAGGGCCAATCGGCGTGCCGTTTCCATCCCGGCTGGACCACCGCCGATCACGGCGATATGCCGCGCGACGGCAGCGGGCGATAGCCAGTCTTCGCCTTCGAAGGCGGTTTCCGGATTGACCGCGCACCGCACCGATCCGCCATAGTAGATGGAGCTGATGCAGGTGTAGCAATAGATGCATGGCAATATCGCCGATGGATCGCCCTTTGCGATCTTTGCGGGGAGGGCAGGGTCCGCGAGAAGCTTGCGCCCCATGCCAAGGAAATCTCCCTCGCCGCGCGCAATGACCGCATCGGCAAGCTCTGCTTCTATCCTTCCCGAGAAGATCACCGGGATCGATACCGCACGCTTGATGGCCGCGGCTTTAGGAAGGTTCAGGCCGGGCGTCTGGGGGGTGTGCGAGCCCGAGTGCAATGCACCGCGCGATCCCTCGTGGTTGGCTGTGACAGTGATGGCATGCGCACCGGCCGCCTCCGCCAGTCGGGCGGTTTCGAGCGCATGTTCGATGCGTATGCCACCTTCGCGTTCATATTCTTCGGTGTCGATCTTGCACCAGACGGCGATGTCGGGGCCCGCTCCGTCCCGCACCGCCTCTATGATCTCGATGAGCAGCCGTGCCCGATTGGCCACGCTGCCGCCATATTCATCGTCGCGCCTGTTTGTCGCGGGGGAGAGGAAGGAGGATATGATGTAGCCGTGGCCGCCATGGATCTCGATGCCATCAACGCCGGCCCGCCGTGCCCGGTCAGCCGCCGCGCGGAACATTTCCACCAGGGCGGCGATATCCTCGCGCGCCATCACCTTGTACCGCACATCGCGCAGCTGGAAGAATGGCGCGCTCGCGGCCTCTTCGTCGAGGAAACCGTCCAGCATATCGCCCTCGACGGCCACCGGCAGCGACGGCGTCCATGCGGGGCGCCCCGCAAGCATATCCTCCATCCCGACAAGGCCGCCGAAGTGTAATTGGACTGCAAAGCGTGCACCATGTTGCTGCACGGCTTGCGCCATGGCTGCGATCCCCGCGATGTGCCGATCTTCGGAAAGCGCGGGTTGTCCTTTCATGTTGCCACCAATCGGCCAGCCGACGCCGACGACGCCCAGCGTGACGAGCCCAATGCCACCTTCGGCCTGCTGGCGGTTGAATGCCAGCGCACGCGCACCGCAGGTGCCGTCATCTTCGGCGAGGCCCGTTCCCATGGCCGTGAGGAGCATGCGGTTGCGCAGCATCATTGGACCGATCTGACCGGGGGCGAGAAGGTTTTCGAATTGTGCCGTCATGATCAGAACTCCACGCGCAAATCGATGCCATAGGTGCGGGGCTGGGCGTATCCGACCGTCCCAAAGCCAAGCGATCCGAAATCAACCGCACCCAGAAGATAATCCTTGTTGGTGATGTTGTGGACCCAGCCCGACAACTGTGCTTTGCCGCCACCCAATTTCATGTCCGCCAGCGTGATCCGGCCGTCGAGCAGACCGACCTTACCGTCCGATAAAACATCGTTGAACGGATTGAGGATCGTCGTCGAATGGAAATAGGTGCGGCCGCGATAGGAATA
This window of the Sphingobium sp. EM0848 genome carries:
- a CDS encoding VOC family protein, yielding MIAVHDLESAKKKYHDLLGATFVDAHWTGEPFGIAVSIAWDAGIELCAPLPGREDSSAVTGFIATHGEGVMSVFFNVSDGEVAMDRAIQHGYNSVHSLDYTQAEIDRYLGGLFQRYQEFNLDTGVRCGFTVSLARIEARQEA
- a CDS encoding FAD-dependent oxidoreductase → MTAQFENLLAPGQIGPMMLRNRMLLTAMGTGLAEDDGTCGARALAFNRQQAEGGIGLVTLGVVGVGWPIGGNMKGQPALSEDRHIAGIAAMAQAVQQHGARFAVQLHFGGLVGMEDMLAGRPAWTPSLPVAVEGDMLDGFLDEEAASAPFFQLRDVRYKVMAREDIAALVEMFRAAADRARRAGVDGIEIHGGHGYIISSFLSPATNRRDDEYGGSVANRARLLIEIIEAVRDGAGPDIAVWCKIDTEEYEREGGIRIEHALETARLAEAAGAHAITVTANHEGSRGALHSGSHTPQTPGLNLPKAAAIKRAVSIPVIFSGRIEAELADAVIARGEGDFLGMGRKLLADPALPAKIAKGDPSAILPCIYCYTCISSIYYGGSVRCAVNPETAFEGEDWLSPAAVARHIAVIGGGPAGMETARRLALRGHRVTLLERSRMLGGTLRFASIAYDSNERLLDWLIRQIGQSNVEVRLGEDATPELLRSIAADAVVVATGARRDLFTVSGDDHDHVLNGDDMRRLMLGDKALPGRTKLGWTSRALARAGALTGATSRPSLVREATRAWMPLGQHIVIIGGDLVGLELAEFLVHRGRQVTILDDTPKFGRGLQIVRRWRVLDDLRQAGVHFEPGASDFAIDKTAVHATRSDGQRIRFPADNVVLARGAGADLRFAETLQAAGFAPHIVGDALGVGYIEGAMRSAAELARTL